The Spirochaetota bacterium genomic sequence TTAAAAATCCAGCAAAATAAAATTCGGTTGATGGAAATCCACACACTGAAAGAATACAAGTTACTGCTGAGGGACCCGGTATAGGAATGACAGGAATATCGTTTTCTCTTGCCAGTGCTGCCAATTTGCCACCTGGATCTGATATGCCAGGGGTGCCTGAGTCAGTACAATATGCAACTGTTTTGCCAGATTGTATTTCCTGAATGATGCTGTGCAGTTTTGTATTGCTTGAATGGGTATGGAGTGAACGCAGTGGTACATTTATCCCATAATGGGTAAGAAGCTTTGCTGTCTGACGTGTGTCTTCACAATACACAATATCAGTTTCTTTCTTGAGAATACGCAGTGCACGCAATGTAATATCTTCAAGATTGCCAATAGGAGTTGCAATAATATATAGTTTTCCAGGCATACATAGACCTTTTTGATTTATTTGCTTGATTTTTTATCACAGTACCATAGTAATAGTTTTTCTTTCAAGTATAAACTTAAACAATGATTCAGGAGAAAAAGATACATGGCACGAATATATAATTTTTCATCCGGGCCTTCAATTTTACCGTTGAGTGCGCTGGAAGAAGCAAGCAGGGAGCTTGTGGACTATAAACATACTGGAATGTCGCTTATTGAAATGAGCCATAGAGGAAAAATTTATGATCAGGTTCATAATGAGGCGATAGCTCTTGTAAAAGAGCTCCTTGCTGTGCCCGATGATTACACTGTTCTATTTATCCAGGGTGGGGCAACGCTGCAGTTTGGAATGATACCAATGGCATTTCTACAACCAGGTAGAATAGCAGATTTTGTTGTTACAGGAACGTGGGTAAAAAAGGCGTTTGAAGATGCAAAATGTATAGGTGAAGCAAGAATTATATGGGATGGTGCTGTAGAAAGATATCGCCGCATACCTACCCAGAAAGAGTTGAATTTTACTACTGGTGCTGAATATGTATATATATGTTCAAACGAGACAATTGATGGCATTCAGTGGCCTACAATGCCTGATACAGGAGGAATTCCATTAATTGTTGACATGTCGTCGGATATACTGTCACGGCCAGTTGAGTGGGATAAGGTAACTATGCTATTTGCGGGTACACAGAAAAATTTAGCTCCAGCTGGAATGGCAGTAGTCATAATGAAAAATGAACTGTTAGCTAAAGCACGAAAAGACCTTCCTGCATATTTGCGCTATGACTTGCATGCAAAAGAAAACTCTTTGTATAACACTCCTCCCACTTTTACAGTGTGGATGACAACGCTTACATTAAAGTGGGTTAAATCAATTGGTGGAATGCCACAAATAGAAAAATTACGTGACCAGAAGGCAAAACTCATATATGATGCAATAGATGCAAGTGGCGGGTATTACATGTGCCCCGTGGATAAAAGCAGTCGTTCCAAAATGAATATAGTGTGGCGTTTACACAACGAACAGCTGGAAGAACAATTTGTAAAAGAAGCTGAAAAAGAAGGCTTGAGTGGATTGAAAGGGCATCGCTCTGTGGGTGGACTCAGGGCATCAATCTACAATGCTATGCCAGTGGAGGGCGTTGTAGCTCTTGTTGAATTTATGAATCATTTTATGCAGAAAAACGGGTAACAGCTATGGATGATAGGGCAATTTATTCAGAACACAGACCATGGGGTTTTTATGAAGTGCTATCGGACACAGAAACCCACAAGGTAAAACGTATAACAGTATATCCAAAGAAACGCTTAAGCTTGCAGCGGCATAAAAAGCGCAAAGAGCATTGGTTTTTTGTGTCGGGTCAGGGCATAGTGACTCTTGATATGAATGAAGTGAAGGTACAACAGGGAGTAAGCGTTGATATAGATTTTAACGTATTGCACAGAGTCGAAAATACCGGTGATGAAAATCTTGTATATATTGAAGTTCAGCTTGGAGAATACTTTGGTGAGGATGATATAGAACGAATTGAAGATGACTTTGGCAGAGCTAAAAAATAACGTGTAACATTTTTGTTATTTGTTTTTCAAATAATTTTTAAAAGACTGGCGGAATGATTGCAACAGATCGTGATAATTATATAATCGTTCATGCTGTCATAGTGCAAATTGTGTGTAAAAAATCTTTTCTTTAAAGTACCATGTTAAGTGGCACAGCTATTGAGTTACAGAATCTCATATTAAAATGTCAGGATTCTTGATTATTTTGCTATCTTTTAAAGGTTTAAGATAATTTGCAATTGAATGTTTATCGTACCGTGTGCAATGACAATCACCATATAATTTTAACAGGAGGATGCTATACATGATTAATGTTTTGAATCTGGTAAAGCATTACGGTGAAGTAAAAGCTGTTGATGGCATTTCTTTTACAATCAGGAAGGGTGAAATAACTGGGTTGCTTGGCCCAAATGGAGCAGGCAAGACCACAACCTTGCGAATATTGACAGGATACTTGCAGCCAACCAGTGGAGTAGTAAGTGTCGATGAGTTTCTTGTTA encodes the following:
- the rsmI gene encoding 16S rRNA (cytidine(1402)-2'-O)-methyltransferase; this translates as MPGKLYIIATPIGNLEDITLRALRILKKETDIVYCEDTRQTAKLLTHYGINVPLRSLHTHSSNTKLHSIIQEIQSGKTVAYCTDSGTPGISDPGGKLAALARENDIPVIPIPGPSAVTCILSVCGFPSTEFYFAGFLSKKEGKRKKQLQELSHMNAIIVVYESPYRIVKLLHAIAEVMPKSKIFIGREMTKHFEQFIYCEAGDVDAVATQLTQKGEFVVAFYNSEK
- the serC gene encoding 3-phosphoserine/phosphohydroxythreonine transaminase, which encodes MARIYNFSSGPSILPLSALEEASRELVDYKHTGMSLIEMSHRGKIYDQVHNEAIALVKELLAVPDDYTVLFIQGGATLQFGMIPMAFLQPGRIADFVVTGTWVKKAFEDAKCIGEARIIWDGAVERYRRIPTQKELNFTTGAEYVYICSNETIDGIQWPTMPDTGGIPLIVDMSSDILSRPVEWDKVTMLFAGTQKNLAPAGMAVVIMKNELLAKARKDLPAYLRYDLHAKENSLYNTPPTFTVWMTTLTLKWVKSIGGMPQIEKLRDQKAKLIYDAIDASGGYYMCPVDKSSRSKMNIVWRLHNEQLEEQFVKEAEKEGLSGLKGHRSVGGLRASIYNAMPVEGVVALVEFMNHFMQKNG
- a CDS encoding phosphomannose isomerase type II C-terminal cupin domain, which encodes MDDRAIYSEHRPWGFYEVLSDTETHKVKRITVYPKKRLSLQRHKKRKEHWFFVSGQGIVTLDMNEVKVQQGVSVDIDFNVLHRVENTGDENLVYIEVQLGEYFGEDDIERIEDDFGRAKK